A single genomic interval of Seriola aureovittata isolate HTS-2021-v1 ecotype China chromosome 10, ASM2101889v1, whole genome shotgun sequence harbors:
- the ca12 gene encoding carbonic anhydrase 12 produces the protein MHFPSFTSAVLLQLAFCAVLHGAKWTYSGPEGEHHWSKNYPYCGGTFQSPIDIKSELLRFDPTLRPIEIQNYNLSPNEQLTLGNNGHSVQISLPSKMHISSLPHHYTAAQLHFHWGSSNRAAGSEHMVNSKQYAAEMHVVHFNSDKYPNMSMAVDKSDGLAVLGVLIEVGEFSPAFEQFLKFINGIKYRDQRVQVPGFNIRALLPARLDEYYRYDGSLTTPPCYPSVLWTVFRNHVTISRKQFLALATALYSSHAQDSAPVPLNGNYRKPQLADSRVVLVSFKEGRGLHGTLSLTSPLTRKRIVQQLLVGDLADLADEGLYQLLPSGSEKLHAGKKKDLKNHQSVTLSKSKQQTLNPSLRKKSQTNRSVGKLGLAEDALCYVSLEQRVFHQLKQSHTENQLVHALRDVVFPELNLKSYLDCKSDLALPTIRNILRGRPTDEVLELDRSLTKALMNQKKTSTVIKVKSNQSVPMTNSGSLSPATVPRKPHSQGYPHPWLLPMEWED, from the exons ATGCACTTTCCGAGCTTCACATCCGCCGTTTTACTACAGCTGGCTTTCTGCGCTGTACTGCATG GTGCGAAATGGACATACAGTG GGCCAGAGGGAGAGCACCACTGGTCTAAGAATTATCCATATTGTGGTGGAACTTTCCAGTCTCCAATAGACATCAAGTCAGAGCTGCTGAGGTTCGACCCGACTTTGCGTCCGATTGAGATTCAGAACTACAACCTGTCACCCAATGAGCAGCTCACTCTTGGGAATAATGGACATTCTG TGCAAATCTCCCTGCCCTCTAAGATGCACATCTCCAGCCTGCCTCATCATtacactgcagctcagcttcaTTTCCACTGGGGCTCCTCCAACAGGGCTGCCGGCTCTGAGCACATGGTGAACAGTAAGCAGTATGCAGCAGAG atGCATGTGGTACACTTCAATTCAGATAAGTACCCCAATATGTCCATGGCCGTAGACAAATCTGATGGCCTGGCAGTGCTGGGTGTCCTGATTGAG GTTGGTGAGTTCAGTCCTGCCTTTGAACAGTTTCTAAAGTTCATCAATGGGATCAAATACAGAG ATCAGAGAGTGCAGGTGCCCGGCTTCAACATCAGAGCGCTGCTGCCTGCACGTTTGGATGAGTACTATCGCTACGACGGGTCCCTGACAACTCCTCCGTGCTATCCAAGTGTACTGTGGACAGTGTTCAGGAATCATGTGACAATATCTCGCAAACAG TTTCTTGCCCTGGCAACAGCCCTCTACTCCTCCCATGCCCAGGACTCAGCCCCTGTGCCACTGAATGGCAACTACAGGAAACCACAGCTCGCTGACAGCCGAGTTGTCCTGGTATCATTTAAAGAGG GCAGAGGACTGCATGGTACTCTTTCACTCACATCTCCGCTCACGAGGAAGCGAATcgttcagcagctgctggttgGCGACCTAGCAGACCTGGCTGATGAAGGACTCTATCAGCTCCTTCCAAGTGGCTCAGAGAAGCTCCATGCTGGCAAGAAGAAAGACCTCAAGAACCACCAGAGTGTGACTCTGTCCAAGTCCAAACAACAGACGCTGAATCCATCCCTGCGGAAGAAGAGCCAGACCAACCGGTCTGTGGGAAAGTTAGGACTGGCTGAAGACGCACTCTGCTACGTCTCGCTGGAGCAGAGAGTTTTCCATCAGCTCAAACAGTCCCACACTGAGAACCAGCTGGTTCACGCTCTCAGAGATGTAGTTTTCCCTGAGCTCAACCTCAAAAGCTACCTGGACTGTAAATCTGATTTAGCCCTCCCCACTATCAGAAATATTCTTCGTGGACGGCCAACAGACGAGGTGCTTGAGTTGGATCGCTCTCTGACAAAAGCCTTGATGAATCAGAAGAAGACTTCCACAGTaatcaaagtcaaatcaaatcaaagtgtgCCAATGACAAACTCTGGTAGCCTCTCCCCTGCTACTGTTCCCAGGAAGCCACACAGCCAGGGTTATCCACATCCTTGGCTTCTGCCAATGGAGTGGGAAGACTAG
- the si:dkeyp-73b11.8 gene encoding BPTI/Kunitz domain-containing protein isoform X1, producing MSSFLCFTCFIQFTTFTHSRKDSTTTSSKMKHLLFWGMVFAAIHISHSAVPEFCQLPSDAGEGTSFLFFVYYDPVKDQCDPFIYKGEGGNANRFVNERQCIRNCSTRAESIYPMVESEACHFKKAIGECSGQYMRYYYDSVHNKCKRFIWSGCIGNGNRFFDYNSCNATCAGIHDDRDEPEEDEPDTPIDVPIITMLSSSTAIICGVLLAAIVASILITVIVLTVQSKKKVSKKAQGKSKEHKSESPLQGHGIEMA from the exons ATGTCCTCATTCCTCTGCTTTACCTGTTTTATACAG TTTACAACCTTCACTCACTCCAGGAAAGACAGCACAACGACAAGCAGCAAGATGAAGCACCTGTTGTTTTGGGGAATGGTTTTTGCTGCAATCCACATCAGCCATTCAGCGGTTCCAG AATTCTGTCAGTTGCCCTCTGATGCAGGTGAAGGCACGTCCTTCCTGTTTTTTGTGTATTATGATCCCGTCAAAGACCAGTGCGATCCTTTCATATACAAAGGCGAAGGAGGAAATGCCAACCGTTTTGTAAATGAAAGACAGTGCATAAGGAACTGTTCCACCCGTGCAGAGAGTATCTACCCCATGGTTG AATCTGAAGCTTGCCACTTCAAAAAGGCCATAGGTGAATGTAGTGGTCAGTATATGAGGTATTATTACGATTCTGTTCATAACAAATGCAAACGCTTCATTTGGTCTGGCTGCATCGGaaatggaaacagatttttCGACTATAACAGCTGCAATGCCACATGTGCTGGCATCCACG ATGACCGTGATGAACCGGAAGAGGACGAGCCAGACACTCCTATTG ATGTCCCCATCATTACAATGTTGTCCTCTTCAACAGCGATCATCTGTGGAGTTTTGCTTGCTGCCATTGTTGCCTCTATCTTAATAACTGTGATCGTCTTGACCGTTCAGTCAAA GAAAAAGGTCTCAAAGAAGGCACAAGGAAAAAGTAAAGAGCACAAGTCTGAGTCACCTCTTCAGGGGCACGGAATTGAAATGGCATAG
- the si:dkeyp-73b11.8 gene encoding BPTI/Kunitz domain-containing protein isoform X2 gives MSSFLCFTCFIQFTTFTHSRKDSTTTSSKMKHLLFWGMVFAAIHISHSAVPEFCQLPSDAGEGTSFLFFVYYDPVKDQCDPFIYKGEGGNANRFVNERQCIRNCSTRAESIYPMVESEACHFKKAIGECSGQYMRYYYDSVHNKCKRFIWSGCIGNGNRFFDYNSCNATCAGIHDDRDEPEEDEPDTPIAIICGVLLAAIVASILITVIVLTVQSKKKVSKKAQGKSKEHKSESPLQGHGIEMA, from the exons ATGTCCTCATTCCTCTGCTTTACCTGTTTTATACAG TTTACAACCTTCACTCACTCCAGGAAAGACAGCACAACGACAAGCAGCAAGATGAAGCACCTGTTGTTTTGGGGAATGGTTTTTGCTGCAATCCACATCAGCCATTCAGCGGTTCCAG AATTCTGTCAGTTGCCCTCTGATGCAGGTGAAGGCACGTCCTTCCTGTTTTTTGTGTATTATGATCCCGTCAAAGACCAGTGCGATCCTTTCATATACAAAGGCGAAGGAGGAAATGCCAACCGTTTTGTAAATGAAAGACAGTGCATAAGGAACTGTTCCACCCGTGCAGAGAGTATCTACCCCATGGTTG AATCTGAAGCTTGCCACTTCAAAAAGGCCATAGGTGAATGTAGTGGTCAGTATATGAGGTATTATTACGATTCTGTTCATAACAAATGCAAACGCTTCATTTGGTCTGGCTGCATCGGaaatggaaacagatttttCGACTATAACAGCTGCAATGCCACATGTGCTGGCATCCACG ATGACCGTGATGAACCGGAAGAGGACGAGCCAGACACTCCTATTG CGATCATCTGTGGAGTTTTGCTTGCTGCCATTGTTGCCTCTATCTTAATAACTGTGATCGTCTTGACCGTTCAGTCAAA GAAAAAGGTCTCAAAGAAGGCACAAGGAAAAAGTAAAGAGCACAAGTCTGAGTCACCTCTTCAGGGGCACGGAATTGAAATGGCATAG
- the si:dkeyp-73b11.8 gene encoding BPTI/Kunitz domain-containing protein isoform X3, translated as MKHLLFWGMVFAAIHISHSAVPEFCQLPSDAGEGTSFLFFVYYDPVKDQCDPFIYKGEGGNANRFVNERQCIRNCSTRAESIYPMVESEACHFKKAIGECSGQYMRYYYDSVHNKCKRFIWSGCIGNGNRFFDYNSCNATCAGIHDDRDEPEEDEPDTPIDVPIITMLSSSTAIICGVLLAAIVASILITVIVLTVQSKKKVSKKAQGKSKEHKSESPLQGHGIEMA; from the exons ATGAAGCACCTGTTGTTTTGGGGAATGGTTTTTGCTGCAATCCACATCAGCCATTCAGCGGTTCCAG AATTCTGTCAGTTGCCCTCTGATGCAGGTGAAGGCACGTCCTTCCTGTTTTTTGTGTATTATGATCCCGTCAAAGACCAGTGCGATCCTTTCATATACAAAGGCGAAGGAGGAAATGCCAACCGTTTTGTAAATGAAAGACAGTGCATAAGGAACTGTTCCACCCGTGCAGAGAGTATCTACCCCATGGTTG AATCTGAAGCTTGCCACTTCAAAAAGGCCATAGGTGAATGTAGTGGTCAGTATATGAGGTATTATTACGATTCTGTTCATAACAAATGCAAACGCTTCATTTGGTCTGGCTGCATCGGaaatggaaacagatttttCGACTATAACAGCTGCAATGCCACATGTGCTGGCATCCACG ATGACCGTGATGAACCGGAAGAGGACGAGCCAGACACTCCTATTG ATGTCCCCATCATTACAATGTTGTCCTCTTCAACAGCGATCATCTGTGGAGTTTTGCTTGCTGCCATTGTTGCCTCTATCTTAATAACTGTGATCGTCTTGACCGTTCAGTCAAA GAAAAAGGTCTCAAAGAAGGCACAAGGAAAAAGTAAAGAGCACAAGTCTGAGTCACCTCTTCAGGGGCACGGAATTGAAATGGCATAG